The proteins below are encoded in one region of Paenibacillus albus:
- a CDS encoding calcium-translocating P-type ATPase, SERCA-type, which yields MEHGKWHQMETGELAHSLGAKLDTGLTASAAAERLVQTGRNELTEGKKASPIKLFLGQFKDFMVLVLMGATLISGLLGEYLDAITIIAIIIINAVLGFIQEFRAEKSLRALKALSAPLAKAIRGGETVILPANELVPGDIVELESGDRIPADIRFIEANSCYAEESALTGESVPVGKHCNPIKEDELPLGDMRNIGFMGTMITRGTAKGIVIRTGMSTEMGKIANLIQQTESMETPLQHRLEQLGKILIIVALALTVMVVLAGILHGQPPYEMFLAGVSLAVAAIPEGLPAIVTIALALGVQRMIKRRAIVRKLPSVETLGCASVICSDKTGTLTQNKMTVTKLWIGGHSMDVTGEGYEPAGGCFENGKVVDVKHDQSLRRLLQIAALCNNAVVSKVDDESEAAKRKKGKGTFIQDEWLLKGDPTEGALTVLASKLGVSAKSMEGIYQRVKEYPFDSERKRMSVLVTHQGGRLICTKGAPDMLMEQCSYVLWDGKVVPFTGSLKQKVTDSAETMAQNALRVLGFAYRELRSHDATEAESDVENQLIFVGLSGMIDPPRREVRESIANCRRAGIKTIMITGDHQLTAEAIAGQLGIMPRGGLSISGQQLSGMSEEQLDRLIDNIYVYARVSPEHKLRIVKALQRKGHVVAMTGDGVNDAPAIKAADIGISMGITGTDVSKEASSLVLSDDNFSSIVAAIEEGRGIYENIRKFIRYLLASNVGEILTMFLAMMAGLPLPLVPIQILWVNLVTDGLPAMALGVDQSEKDLMQQKPRSAKENIFARRLGWKIISRGILIGVCTLGAFWITLQIAPKDPGNLVHAQTVAFATLVMAQLIHVFDCRSSRSIFHRNMLQNKYLLFAVLSSVLLMLGVLYIDALQPIFKTVPLGFRDWCLVIVAAGIPTFLMGIGSVLGTTEKKKKSKWPIQGPKSITR from the coding sequence ATGGAACATGGAAAGTGGCATCAAATGGAAACTGGCGAGCTGGCGCATTCGCTTGGAGCTAAACTAGATACCGGTCTTACGGCAAGTGCGGCTGCGGAGCGGCTCGTTCAGACAGGACGCAATGAGCTGACTGAGGGGAAGAAGGCATCCCCTATAAAGTTGTTTCTAGGCCAGTTCAAAGACTTTATGGTGCTTGTGCTTATGGGGGCAACGCTGATTTCCGGGTTGCTTGGCGAGTATCTCGACGCAATTACGATCATTGCCATTATCATCATTAACGCCGTGCTTGGATTCATTCAAGAATTTCGTGCAGAGAAATCGCTTCGCGCGCTGAAAGCTTTATCTGCTCCACTGGCAAAGGCGATTCGCGGCGGCGAGACGGTCATCTTGCCAGCAAATGAACTTGTTCCTGGAGATATTGTTGAGCTCGAGAGCGGAGACCGCATTCCGGCGGACATCCGGTTTATCGAAGCGAACAGCTGTTATGCCGAAGAATCGGCGCTGACAGGCGAATCGGTTCCGGTTGGGAAGCATTGCAACCCCATTAAGGAAGACGAACTGCCGCTTGGCGATATGCGCAACATCGGCTTCATGGGTACGATGATTACGCGCGGAACAGCCAAAGGCATCGTTATTCGTACAGGCATGTCGACCGAGATGGGCAAAATCGCCAATCTCATTCAGCAGACGGAATCAATGGAAACTCCGCTTCAGCACAGACTCGAGCAGCTTGGCAAAATTCTCATTATCGTGGCCCTTGCGCTCACGGTGATGGTTGTGCTCGCAGGTATTTTGCACGGTCAGCCGCCATATGAGATGTTCCTCGCAGGAGTAAGTCTTGCCGTAGCTGCCATACCTGAAGGTCTTCCGGCAATCGTTACGATTGCGCTTGCCCTTGGCGTACAGCGCATGATCAAGCGGCGAGCCATCGTCCGCAAGCTGCCTTCCGTGGAGACATTAGGCTGCGCTTCGGTCATCTGTTCCGACAAGACGGGCACGCTCACGCAGAACAAAATGACCGTTACCAAGCTCTGGATCGGCGGCCACAGCATGGATGTCACAGGCGAAGGCTACGAGCCTGCAGGCGGGTGCTTCGAGAATGGTAAAGTAGTCGATGTGAAGCACGACCAATCCTTGCGTAGATTGCTGCAAATTGCGGCGCTTTGTAATAACGCGGTTGTCTCTAAAGTAGACGATGAGAGCGAAGCGGCGAAACGGAAGAAAGGCAAGGGGACATTCATCCAGGATGAATGGCTGCTCAAAGGCGACCCGACGGAAGGCGCGCTTACGGTGCTTGCATCCAAGCTGGGCGTGTCAGCCAAATCAATGGAGGGCATCTACCAGCGGGTGAAGGAGTATCCGTTCGATTCCGAGCGTAAGCGGATGTCTGTACTGGTGACGCATCAAGGCGGAAGGCTGATCTGTACGAAAGGTGCTCCGGATATGCTGATGGAACAGTGCTCCTATGTGCTCTGGGATGGCAAAGTCGTACCGTTCACGGGAAGCCTCAAGCAGAAAGTAACGGATTCAGCCGAGACGATGGCGCAAAATGCACTGCGCGTGCTTGGATTCGCCTACCGCGAACTGCGTTCGCACGATGCAACCGAAGCAGAGTCGGATGTCGAGAATCAGCTCATTTTCGTTGGACTCTCGGGTATGATTGATCCGCCTCGCCGCGAAGTGCGCGAATCCATTGCAAACTGCCGCCGCGCAGGTATCAAGACGATTATGATTACGGGCGACCATCAGCTCACAGCGGAGGCTATCGCTGGGCAGCTCGGCATCATGCCGCGAGGCGGCTTGTCCATAAGCGGACAGCAGCTGAGCGGAATGAGCGAGGAGCAGCTGGATCGTTTGATCGACAATATTTACGTGTACGCTCGCGTATCGCCGGAGCACAAGCTTCGCATCGTCAAAGCGCTTCAGCGCAAAGGCCATGTTGTTGCAATGACAGGCGACGGAGTGAATGATGCGCCAGCGATAAAAGCTGCGGATATCGGAATTTCGATGGGGATTACCGGAACAGATGTCTCGAAGGAAGCGTCGTCGCTTGTCCTCAGTGACGATAACTTCTCCAGCATCGTTGCCGCAATCGAAGAGGGCCGCGGCATCTACGAGAATATCCGCAAATTTATCCGGTATCTGCTCGCATCCAACGTCGGCGAGATTCTGACGATGTTCCTGGCGATGATGGCAGGTCTGCCTCTTCCGCTCGTACCAATCCAGATTCTATGGGTGAACCTCGTAACGGACGGTCTGCCTGCAATGGCGCTCGGCGTCGACCAATCCGAGAAGGACTTGATGCAGCAGAAGCCTCGCTCGGCGAAAGAGAATATTTTTGCAAGACGGCTTGGCTGGAAAATCATTAGCCGCGGAATTCTAATCGGTGTCTGCACGCTTGGCGCGTTCTGGATTACGCTGCAAATCGCGCCGAAGGATCCGGGAAATCTCGTGCATGCGCAGACAGTTGCTTTTGCCACACTCGTTATGGCTCAGCTTATTCACGTCTTCGACTGCCGCAGCTCGCGCTCCATCTTCCACCGGAACATGCTGCAAAATAAATATTTGCTCTTCGCGGTGCTCTCATCGGTGCTGCTCATGCTCGGCGTACTCTACATCGACGCGCTGCAGCCGATCTTCAAGACGGTGCCGCTTGGCTTCCGCGACTGGTGTCTTGTCATCGTAGCTGCTGGCATTCCGACATTCTTGATGGGTATCGGAAGCGTGCTCGGCACGACGGAGAAGAAGA
- a CDS encoding Rqc2 family fibronectin-binding protein produces the protein MALDGIVTRAITHELKACIGARIYKIHQPGPHDLVLQIRGGGVQGKLLISANPTYPRIHFTEQSFINPLEAPMFCMLLRKHCEGAVIEAVRQVGNERIIHLDVRQRDELGDMSFKRIIIELMGKHSNIILVDAATEMIHDGIHHVTPMISSYRVIMPGTTYIAPPEQGKDDPLAITDETTFTAALKQTADALINPPIPDEDSIHFGSVPKGADPAAITTNQLLVGAFSGLSPLLAKEIMHRTTAAGESGPLLNGVDHIDANAAQLWPAFRDMMEQFRSNRYEPQTVAASSNAKPSFSVTALTHLGGEVTAFETVSQCLEAFYGDKAERDTVKQRANDLIKFLQNERNKNAKKQGKLEETLEEAKEADKFRSLGELLTMNLHTIQRGDDFVETIDYYDEEQPIIKIALDPLLTPSQNAQRYFKKYTKFRNSLTVVAEQMQRTSEETAYLESLLQQLESASISDIDEIREELVEQGYLRSREKRGVKKRKPKQPALLCYTSSEGVPIFVGKNNTQNDFLTNKSSAPNDTWLHTKDIPGSHVVIRGTTFGDETLEEAAMLAAHFSQAKSSSLVPVDYTLIRYVKKPSGAKPGYVIYDNQKTLFITPDEPRIKQLPSVIKQ, from the coding sequence ATGGCTTTGGATGGAATTGTTACCCGTGCCATCACGCACGAGCTTAAGGCTTGCATAGGGGCGCGCATTTATAAAATACATCAGCCTGGACCTCACGATCTTGTACTGCAAATTCGCGGCGGAGGCGTGCAGGGGAAGCTGCTCATATCGGCAAACCCGACTTATCCACGGATCCATTTCACGGAACAATCGTTCATCAATCCGCTTGAAGCACCGATGTTCTGCATGCTGCTTCGCAAGCATTGCGAAGGCGCGGTAATTGAAGCTGTCCGCCAAGTGGGCAATGAGCGTATCATTCATCTTGATGTGAGACAGCGTGATGAGCTGGGCGACATGTCCTTTAAGCGGATTATTATCGAGCTGATGGGCAAGCACAGCAACATCATTCTCGTCGATGCCGCGACGGAGATGATTCATGACGGCATTCATCATGTCACTCCGATGATCAGCAGTTACAGGGTCATCATGCCGGGTACGACGTATATCGCACCGCCGGAGCAAGGCAAGGACGATCCCCTTGCGATCACCGATGAAACGACCTTCACCGCAGCGCTGAAGCAAACCGCGGATGCGCTCATCAACCCGCCGATTCCGGACGAGGACAGCATTCATTTCGGATCGGTGCCGAAGGGGGCAGACCCGGCGGCGATTACTACGAATCAATTGCTAGTCGGCGCATTCAGCGGACTCAGCCCGCTTCTGGCGAAGGAGATTATGCACCGCACCACAGCTGCGGGCGAGTCCGGCCCTCTCCTGAACGGCGTTGACCACATCGACGCGAATGCAGCACAGTTATGGCCGGCATTCCGCGACATGATGGAGCAGTTCCGCTCGAATCGTTATGAGCCGCAGACGGTCGCCGCATCGTCTAACGCGAAGCCATCTTTCTCAGTAACTGCGTTGACGCATCTGGGTGGAGAAGTCACTGCATTCGAGACCGTGAGCCAATGCTTGGAAGCCTTCTATGGCGATAAAGCGGAGCGCGATACCGTTAAGCAGCGTGCGAACGATCTGATTAAATTTCTTCAAAATGAGCGGAATAAGAACGCGAAGAAGCAAGGCAAGCTGGAGGAAACGCTGGAGGAAGCGAAAGAAGCGGATAAGTTCCGCAGTCTTGGCGAGCTGCTCACGATGAACCTGCATACTATCCAGCGCGGAGACGATTTTGTCGAGACGATTGATTACTACGACGAAGAACAGCCGATCATTAAGATCGCGCTCGATCCACTCCTTACTCCGTCTCAGAACGCTCAGCGTTATTTCAAGAAATATACGAAGTTCCGCAATAGCTTGACTGTCGTGGCAGAGCAGATGCAGCGCACTTCGGAAGAGACGGCGTATCTGGAATCGCTGCTTCAGCAGCTCGAGAGCGCCTCGATATCCGACATCGACGAGATTCGAGAAGAGCTTGTCGAGCAAGGCTATTTGCGCTCCCGCGAGAAGCGCGGTGTGAAGAAGCGTAAGCCGAAGCAGCCGGCGCTGCTCTGCTACACCTCTTCGGAAGGCGTGCCGATCTTCGTTGGGAAGAACAATACGCAGAACGATTTCCTAACGAACAAGTCGTCTGCGCCGAACGATACTTGGCTGCATACAAAGGACATTCCAGGCTCGCACGTCGTCATTCGGGGGACAACCTTCGGCGATGAGACGTTGGAGGAAGCAGCGATGCTCGCCGCACACTTTAGCCAGGCGAAGTCCTCGAGCCTCGTACCTGTCGATTACACACTGATTCGCTATGTGAAGAAGCCTAGCGGTGCCAAACCGGGTTATGTTATCTATGACAATCAGAAGACGCTGTTTATTACGCCGGACGAGCCTCGCATTAAGCAGCTGCCATCGGTCATTAAGCAATAA
- a CDS encoding PHP domain-containing protein, whose translation MAVTGNGQADLHSHTTASDGTMRPAEVVALAKERGLSAVAITDHDTVDGIKEALEAGERLAITVVPGVEISTIAEGRDIHMLGYYIDWENEDWRAKLGTLVSVRDRRNDMIVEKLCELGCVITMEEVIAEARAKGKDSGSIGRPHIAAVLVNKGYVSSMQEAFDRYLGSDGAAYRNPPRLHPFEAIAWIKEAGGTCIIAHPGLYGNDVLVEQIIEAGADGIEVYHSDHSEADEARYLALAQRYGLIVTGGSDYHGERNGHVFHGELGSKSVGLEVLEQLNHR comes from the coding sequence ATGGCTGTAACGGGAAATGGACAGGCGGATTTGCATTCGCATACGACAGCATCGGACGGTACGATGCGGCCGGCAGAGGTCGTAGCACTCGCGAAGGAGCGAGGGCTTAGCGCTGTTGCGATTACCGATCATGATACGGTGGACGGCATCAAGGAAGCGCTGGAGGCGGGCGAGCGGTTAGCGATAACGGTCGTACCGGGCGTAGAAATCAGCACGATTGCAGAAGGCCGCGATATTCATATGCTAGGTTATTACATCGACTGGGAGAACGAGGATTGGCGAGCGAAGCTGGGGACGCTTGTTTCGGTGCGCGATCGCCGCAACGATATGATCGTCGAGAAGCTGTGCGAGCTGGGCTGCGTGATCACGATGGAAGAAGTTATAGCGGAAGCGCGTGCGAAAGGGAAGGACAGCGGTTCGATCGGAAGGCCGCATATTGCCGCTGTTCTTGTGAACAAAGGTTACGTCAGCTCGATGCAGGAAGCGTTCGACCGGTATCTTGGCAGTGATGGCGCAGCCTACAGAAACCCGCCTAGACTGCATCCGTTTGAAGCGATTGCTTGGATTAAAGAAGCGGGCGGTACCTGCATCATTGCCCATCCGGGCTTATACGGCAACGACGTGCTAGTTGAGCAGATCATCGAGGCAGGCGCAGATGGCATCGAAGTATACCACTCTGACCATTCCGAGGCCGATGAGGCCCGGTATCTGGCGCTTGCACAGCGTTACGGCTTGATCGTGACTGGAGGATCGGACTATCATGGCGAACGTAATGGGCATGTTTTTCATGGCGAGCTCGGATCGAAGTCGGTTGGTTTAGAAGTATTGGAGCAATTGAATCATAGATAA
- a CDS encoding selenium metabolism-associated LysR family transcriptional regulator yields the protein MALNFHQLHIFYTVAERGSFSAAAQALHMTQPAVTMQIQSLEDYFGTKLLQRSTKRIELTEAGRALMPYAKQSIELIRDTDMQMSKFTKQLKGRLQLGASLTIGEYILPRLLGPFGAEYPHIAISMKVMNTAQIMDEILNHQLNFGLVEAPVNHPDMQMEAVMSDELKLIVGKSHPLAGSKEVELEDVMTYPFVLREQGSGTRLVMEDVLRAKHIDLSAMKIVMELGSTGAVKSAVEAGLGISFVSSSSVKHEIALGLIQTIPIRDVQFKRQFYSIFLKSALLPISAVTFLTFLRERDLHQWL from the coding sequence ATGGCACTTAATTTTCATCAACTCCATATCTTCTATACGGTTGCGGAGCGGGGGAGCTTCTCGGCAGCTGCGCAAGCGCTTCACATGACTCAGCCGGCTGTGACAATGCAGATCCAGTCGCTGGAAGATTATTTCGGCACGAAGCTTCTGCAGCGCTCCACGAAGCGAATTGAGCTTACGGAGGCAGGACGAGCTCTCATGCCTTATGCAAAGCAAAGCATTGAGCTGATTCGGGATACGGATATGCAAATGTCCAAATTCACGAAGCAGCTTAAAGGCAGGCTCCAATTGGGAGCCAGCTTAACCATTGGGGAATATATTTTGCCGCGTCTGCTTGGTCCGTTCGGGGCTGAGTATCCGCATATCGCAATCAGCATGAAAGTAATGAACACGGCACAGATCATGGATGAAATCCTCAATCATCAGCTGAACTTCGGCCTTGTTGAGGCGCCTGTCAATCATCCCGACATGCAAATGGAAGCCGTGATGAGTGACGAGTTGAAGCTGATCGTCGGCAAATCGCATCCGCTCGCGGGGTCGAAGGAAGTCGAACTTGAAGACGTTATGACGTACCCATTCGTGCTGCGCGAGCAGGGCTCGGGCACCCGTCTCGTGATGGAAGACGTGCTGAGAGCGAAGCATATCGATTTGTCCGCCATGAAGATTGTCATGGAATTGGGCAGCACAGGTGCGGTCAAGTCTGCTGTTGAAGCGGGGCTTGGCATCTCCTTTGTTTCGAGTTCATCGGTCAAGCATGAAATTGCCCTAGGTCTAATTCAGACCATCCCGATTCGGGATGTGCAGTTTAAACGGCAATTTTATTCGATCTTCTTGAAGTCAGCGCTGCTGCCGATCTCGGCGGTGACGTTCCTAACCTTTTTGAGAGAGAGGGATTTGCACCAATGGCTGTAA
- a CDS encoding YlbG family protein translates to MFSERVGYIVWVSDLKAARTLEKYGTVHYMSRKMHYVVMYMNADRAEEVIRNMSRLPFVKRIERSFRNEIKTEYTQGVPDKTRFYSL, encoded by the coding sequence ATGTTTTCGGAACGCGTCGGTTATATCGTGTGGGTCAGTGATCTGAAGGCAGCCCGCACACTAGAGAAATACGGCACCGTTCATTATATGTCGCGCAAAATGCATTACGTCGTCATGTACATGAACGCGGATCGTGCAGAAGAGGTTATTCGCAATATGAGCCGGCTTCCGTTTGTGAAACGGATCGAGCGTTCATTCCGCAATGAAATTAAGACCGAATACACACAAGGTGTTCCAGATAAAACAAGGTTTTACAGTTTGTAA
- a CDS encoding YlbF family regulator — protein sequence MNLPTYEAFDAYGGSQDQGLDMGQLLLNAYEIGDMINQSAEVAEFAYWKQVVDQNDQVHELVKQFNKAKELFVECERFGRFHPDYNAAKDKVVAIEQQLGEIECVSKFKAAEQAVDDMLHDIAKEIAFSVSETIKVPSNDPLPKGGGCGSGGSCSCGSGGCG from the coding sequence ATGAACTTGCCCACCTATGAAGCATTCGATGCTTATGGAGGAAGTCAGGATCAGGGGCTGGATATGGGTCAGCTGCTGTTAAACGCCTATGAAATCGGCGATATGATAAACCAGTCGGCTGAAGTAGCCGAATTCGCATATTGGAAACAAGTTGTCGATCAGAACGATCAGGTGCATGAGCTTGTGAAGCAGTTCAATAAAGCGAAGGAGCTGTTCGTGGAATGCGAGCGCTTCGGACGCTTTCATCCCGATTATAACGCGGCTAAGGATAAAGTTGTCGCTATCGAGCAGCAGCTCGGGGAGATTGAATGCGTGAGCAAGTTCAAGGCAGCTGAGCAGGCCGTAGACGACATGCTTCACGATATTGCGAAAGAAATCGCGTTCTCGGTTTCCGAGACGATTAAAGTGCCGAGCAATGATCCGCTGCCTAAGGGCGGCGGCTGTGGAAGCGGCGGCTCTTGCAGCTGCGGCAGCGGCGGCTGCGGTTAG
- a CDS encoding DNA repair helicase XPB has protein sequence MMLVMKREDKPLCVQADFTVLLDDRHKDAEAARVQLSRFADLTKRPGHIHTYRITPMSIWNAASAGMTPQEMIRALGEASCYEVPLQVTSGIRKLAERYGKLMLQLTAEGKLMLLGDEELLSTLQANKTISGFVMDAENSESGEGRLVVRTEARGLLKQELIRLGYPVLDLAGYRHGEALDVSLTERTATGRSFELRDYQLRAVNLFYLEGQADGGSGVLVLPCGAGKTVIGIAALARLRCDTLILTSNVTSVQQWKAELLDKTTLREDEIGTYAANSKDVKPVTIATYQILTSRRQKTDEYSHMRLFQERNWGLIIYDEVHLLPAPVFRMTADLQATRRLGLTATLVREDGREEDVFSLIGPKRFDLPWKTLEQRKYIASLTCTEIRLPLAHEELEVYVAAEEKAKVRIAGENSAKIEAVRELLRYHKGKPALVIGQYLTQLHRLSEELQAPILTGELPHEERAKLYEQFKAGEIPVLVVSKVANFAVDLPDAAVAIQVSGSYGSRQEEAQRIGRILRPKSGDNQAWFYTVVTDHTKETEYASRRQLFLLEQGYRYYLREWEEMKDELSYKDDEVSREAAL, from the coding sequence ATGATGCTAGTGATGAAACGTGAAGACAAGCCCTTATGCGTACAGGCTGACTTTACTGTACTGCTGGATGACCGTCATAAGGATGCGGAGGCTGCCCGCGTGCAGCTGAGCCGGTTCGCGGATTTAACGAAGCGGCCGGGTCATATCCATACATACCGGATTACGCCAATGTCGATCTGGAACGCCGCTTCGGCTGGCATGACGCCGCAAGAGATGATCCGGGCTCTCGGCGAAGCCAGCTGCTACGAGGTGCCGCTGCAAGTGACCAGCGGCATTCGAAAGCTTGCTGAGCGCTATGGCAAGCTGATGCTTCAGCTGACCGCAGAAGGCAAGCTGATGCTGCTCGGTGATGAAGAGCTGTTGAGTACGCTGCAGGCAAATAAGACGATCAGTGGGTTTGTGATGGATGCGGAAAATAGTGAATCTGGAGAAGGCCGCCTCGTCGTCCGTACCGAAGCTAGAGGGCTGCTCAAGCAGGAGCTGATTCGGCTCGGCTATCCGGTACTGGATCTGGCTGGATACCGGCATGGCGAAGCGCTTGACGTCTCTCTAACGGAGCGCACGGCGACTGGCAGATCATTCGAGCTGCGTGATTATCAGCTGCGGGCAGTTAATTTATTTTATCTGGAGGGACAGGCTGACGGCGGCAGCGGCGTGCTTGTCCTGCCTTGCGGAGCGGGCAAGACGGTTATCGGCATTGCGGCGCTTGCGAGGCTGCGCTGCGACACGCTTATACTGACATCGAATGTGACGTCTGTTCAGCAGTGGAAGGCTGAGCTGCTTGATAAGACGACGCTAAGGGAAGATGAGATTGGCACTTATGCAGCGAATTCGAAGGACGTTAAGCCGGTAACGATTGCAACCTATCAAATCTTGACGAGCCGCAGACAGAAAACAGACGAATATAGCCACATGCGGCTGTTTCAGGAGCGGAACTGGGGACTCATTATCTATGATGAGGTGCATTTGCTGCCGGCGCCTGTCTTTCGGATGACCGCGGATTTGCAAGCGACGAGGAGATTGGGCCTAACGGCAACGCTTGTCCGCGAGGATGGGCGGGAAGAGGATGTCTTCTCGCTGATAGGGCCCAAGCGATTCGATCTGCCTTGGAAGACGCTGGAGCAGCGGAAGTACATCGCCTCATTGACTTGTACGGAAATTCGCCTGCCGCTCGCGCATGAAGAACTTGAAGTTTACGTTGCCGCCGAGGAGAAGGCGAAGGTGCGCATTGCGGGCGAGAATTCAGCCAAAATTGAGGCTGTGCGTGAACTGCTGCGTTACCATAAAGGGAAGCCGGCGCTTGTTATTGGCCAGTATCTAACGCAGCTGCACAGGCTCTCAGAGGAGCTGCAGGCGCCAATCTTGACAGGCGAGCTACCCCATGAAGAGCGTGCTAAGCTGTACGAGCAGTTCAAGGCGGGTGAAATACCGGTGCTAGTAGTCTCGAAGGTGGCGAATTTCGCTGTTGATTTGCCAGACGCGGCGGTAGCCATACAAGTATCGGGCAGCTACGGTTCCAGACAGGAAGAAGCCCAACGAATCGGACGCATTCTGAGGCCGAAGTCGGGAGACAATCAGGCTTGGTTTTATACCGTTGTTACTGATCATACGAAGGAAACGGAATATGCGAGCAGACGCCAGCTTTTCTTGCTTGAGCAGGGGTATCGGTATTACTTACGCGAGTGGGAAGAGATGAAGGACGAATTGTCTTATAAGGATGACGAAGTGAGCCGGGAGGCGGCGCTGTGA
- a CDS encoding CBS domain-containing protein, which produces MTRLVKDLMSTNCVTATMLDNVYELAVLMKDHDIGFVPIVDGQKLIGIVTDRDLVVRGYAEKHSGSTAVSEVITTDIRTIDAQTTVDDAARIMADHQIRRLPVVQDGNLVGIVSIGDLAVREIFVNEAGDALSSISQQHGGEIQLHTVH; this is translated from the coding sequence ATGACGAGACTTGTGAAAGATCTGATGTCCACGAACTGTGTGACAGCCACCATGCTCGATAACGTATATGAGCTTGCGGTTCTGATGAAAGACCATGATATCGGATTTGTTCCGATCGTTGACGGACAGAAGTTGATCGGCATCGTGACGGATCGGGATTTGGTCGTTCGCGGCTATGCAGAGAAGCATTCCGGTTCGACTGCGGTGTCGGAAGTCATTACGACCGATATTCGAACGATTGATGCACAGACCACCGTCGATGACGCGGCTCGGATAATGGCCGATCACCAGATCAGGCGGCTTCCGGTTGTGCAGGATGGCAATCTTGTTGGTATCGTGTCGATTGGAGATTTGGCGGTGCGCGAAATATTCGTGAACGAAGCAGGCGATGCGCTGAGCAGTATTTCGCAGCAGCACGGCGGGGAAATCCAGCTGCACACGGTGCACTAA
- a CDS encoding amidohydrolase: protein MVQWRRYLHQHPEVSFHEKETSRWITGRLKEMGIDVKEGVGGGYGLIATIKGVKPGPVVALRCDIDALPIQDEKKTDYISTVPGVMHACGHDAHTSTMLAIASYYNANKEAIAGERRLIFQPAEEVSPGGAKSMIEAGALIGVDAIYGVHLWTPMPYGTAATRPGPFMAAPDEIYIDITGKGGHGGLPHETIDAILVGSAMVQAIQSVVSRNVNPLDPAVVSIGSFHAGSTANVIAERCRMTGTVRTFSEEIRTFIKDRISAIVSQTAAMYGAAATFEYRDGYPPVVNDAMEAARFFRVAPSEFGEEGVSESPLIMAGEDFTYYLREIPGCFMFVGAGGEACGATYPHHHPRFDIDERSMLRAAKLMIAMAEDYATEAASGA, encoded by the coding sequence ATGGTGCAGTGGCGCCGGTATTTGCATCAGCATCCAGAGGTTTCTTTTCACGAGAAGGAAACATCGCGATGGATTACCGGCCGCCTGAAGGAAATGGGCATTGATGTGAAGGAAGGTGTTGGCGGGGGCTACGGGCTGATTGCGACGATCAAAGGCGTTAAGCCTGGTCCAGTTGTAGCGCTTCGCTGCGATATCGACGCACTGCCGATTCAAGATGAGAAGAAAACGGACTATATCTCCACCGTTCCAGGTGTCATGCATGCTTGCGGGCATGATGCGCATACATCGACGATGCTCGCAATTGCGAGCTACTATAACGCGAATAAAGAAGCCATTGCCGGTGAGCGCAGGCTGATCTTCCAGCCAGCGGAGGAAGTTTCGCCAGGCGGCGCGAAGAGCATGATCGAAGCCGGTGCGCTGATTGGCGTCGACGCGATCTATGGCGTGCATCTGTGGACGCCGATGCCATACGGTACAGCGGCAACGAGACCAGGACCGTTCATGGCTGCGCCGGATGAAATTTACATCGATATCACAGGCAAAGGCGGACATGGCGGACTGCCGCATGAGACCATTGATGCGATACTGGTTGGCTCGGCGATGGTACAGGCTATTCAATCCGTCGTAAGCCGCAATGTCAATCCGCTTGATCCGGCTGTTGTCTCGATCGGTTCGTTTCATGCAGGTTCCACAGCGAATGTCATCGCGGAGCGATGCCGGATGACGGGGACGGTAAGAACGTTCTCGGAAGAGATTCGCACCTTTATTAAGGATCGAATCTCGGCCATTGTAAGTCAAACGGCAGCAATGTATGGCGCTGCTGCGACGTTTGAGTATCGGGATGGGTATCCGCCGGTAGTGAATGATGCGATGGAAGCGGCACGTTTCTTCAGGGTTGCTCCTTCCGAATTCGGAGAAGAAGGTGTATCGGAATCGCCGCTTATAATGGCGGGCGAAGATTTCACGTATTATCTTCGGGAGATTCCTGGATGCTTCATGTTCGTTGGTGCAGGCGGAGAAGCATGTGGTGCGACATATCCGCATCATCATCCGCGCTTCGATATTGATGAACGCTCGATGCTGCGCGCGGCCAAGCTGATGATTGCAATGGCAGAGGACTATGCGACTGAAGCTGCTTCTGGCGCTTAA